GCGACCTTCAAGCTGGAGACGCCCGAGAACAACGCCTCCACCTACCGCTTCAACACCATGAAGATCGCGCACCGCTTTTGCCCGGTGTGCGGCTGCGGCCCGTACGCGGATGGCCAGGACAAGGACGGCAAGCCGATGGCCGCGGTCAACGTGCGTTGCCTGGACAATGTCGACCTCGACAGCCTGAAGGTCATCGACTATGACGGACTGCACCACTGACCCCGTGTTCCGCATCCTCGGCCTCGACCACCTGGTGTTGCGCAGCGCCGATGTGGCCACGCTGCGGCGCTTCTATGTCGACGTGCTGGGCTGCAGTGTCGAGCGCGAGCAGGCCGACCTGGGCCTGACCCAGTTGCGCGCGGGTGCCGCCCTGATCGACCTGGTCGCGCTCGACGGTCCGCTGGGCCGCGCGGGCGGCGCCGGGCCGGGCGAGGAAGGCCGCAACCTCGATCATTTCTGCCTGCGCATCGACCCGTTCGACGCCGACGCGCTGCGCGCGCACCTGGCGCGGCATGGCCTCGATGCGGGCGACGTGGCGCAGCGCTTCGGCGCCGAAGGCAAGGGTCCCTCGCTGTATGTGCAGGACCCCGACGGCAACGTGGTCGAGCTCAAGGGGCCGCCCACGCCGGTGACCGCACAGTAACGCGCGTGGCGTCCGGCGCGGCGCGCGCAGGATCGCTACAATTTCTGACTGGCCCCAGGCGCGCCGCATCCGTGGCGGCCCTCCCCCGCCGGGCCCGCCATGACCACACTTGAAGCCAGCCCCGGCACGGACGCTGCCGACCACCGCCAGGATGCCAGCGCGGCCCGCACCGGGCCCGCGCAGCCCGCCACGCCGCCGCGCCGGCTGGTGTGGATCCTCGGCCTGACCGAGACCATCTCCTGGGGCACGCTGTTCTTCGCCTTCACCGTCTTCATCGATCCCATGATCCGCAGCCTGGGCTGGTCCAAGCCTTTCCTGGCGGGCGGCTATTCGCTGGGGCTGCTGGTGTGGGCGCTGTGCTCGTTCGCGGTCGGCCGGCTGCTGGACCGCGCGCCGGCGCGCAAGGTGATGGGCGCGGGCTCGGTGCTGGCCGGGCTGGGCCTGCTGCTGTGGGCGTGGACGCCGTCGCAGTCCGTGTTCCTGCTGATGTGGGTGCCGCTCGGCCTGGCCATGGCGACCACGCTGTACGAGCCCGCCTTCGTGGTGCTGCGCCAGGCCTATGGCGACCAGTACCAGAAGCCGATCGTCGCGGTCACGCTGATGGCCGGCTTTGCCAGCACGATTTTCGTGCCACTGGCGCAATGGCTGGTGCTGCATGTCGGCTGGCGCCCGACCCTGGTCGGCTTTGCCCTGCTGAACCTGCTGGTCTGCGCGCCGCTGCATGCGCGCATGCGCTACGCGCTGCATCCCTCCTACACCGGCACCGGGACGGGTGCCGCCGAGGGCGTCGCCGGCGGCCACGACATTGCCCGCGCCACGCTGCGCCAGCCGGTGTTCTGGGCGGTGGTGCTCGCCTTTACCGCGACCGCGGTGGTGGCGTCGCTGCTGGGCGCGCACCTGATCCCGATGCTGACCGAGAAAGGCATGCCGGTGGCGCAGCAACTGGCGGTCGCGGCGCTGATCGGGCCGGCCCAGGTGGCGGGGCGCATGCTGATGATGCGCGCGGGCGTGCGCCACCCGGTGCGGCTGTCGCTGCCGGTGTATGCGCTGATGAGTGCGGGGCTGCTCTGCTTTGCGCTGGGGCATGGCGCGTGGCT
The window above is part of the Cupriavidus taiwanensis LMG 19424 genome. Proteins encoded here:
- a CDS encoding VOC family protein; its protein translation is MFRILGLDHLVLRSADVATLRRFYVDVLGCSVEREQADLGLTQLRAGAALIDLVALDGPLGRAGGAGPGEEGRNLDHFCLRIDPFDADALRAHLARHGLDAGDVAQRFGAEGKGPSLYVQDPDGNVVELKGPPTPVTAQ
- a CDS encoding GFA family protein, giving the protein MTFNGSCHCGNIAFAVEADSIPSVIRCNCSICRRRGHLLWFVPRATFKLETPENNASTYRFNTMKIAHRFCPVCGCGPYADGQDKDGKPMAAVNVRCLDNVDLDSLKVIDYDGLHH
- a CDS encoding MFS transporter, translated to MTTLEASPGTDAADHRQDASAARTGPAQPATPPRRLVWILGLTETISWGTLFFAFTVFIDPMIRSLGWSKPFLAGGYSLGLLVWALCSFAVGRLLDRAPARKVMGAGSVLAGLGLLLWAWTPSQSVFLLMWVPLGLAMATTLYEPAFVVLRQAYGDQYQKPIVAVTLMAGFASTIFVPLAQWLVLHVGWRPTLVGFALLNLLVCAPLHARMRYALHPSYTGTGTGAAEGVAGGHDIARATLRQPVFWAVVLAFTATAVVASLLGAHLIPMLTEKGMPVAQQLAVAALIGPAQVAGRMLMMRAGVRHPVRLSLPVYALMSAGLLCFALGHGAWLMVAAVLYGCANGVNTMLRAMAMPELISRHHYATLNGLMMTPVLLMQAAAPWLGALLWRAAGGYWLMLWVMLALALAALLAFGYALHRRGLLRVEAGRP